The Pseudorhodobacter turbinis genome contains a region encoding:
- the glpX gene encoding class II fructose-bisphosphatase, whose translation MADAQEFQDRLLSLGLARVSEAAALASAKLVGRGDEKAADQAAVNAMRDQLNLLDIKGVVVIGEGERDEAPMLFIGEEVGTGQGPAVDIALDPLEGTTLTAKDMPNALTVIAMAPRGTLLHAPDVYMEKLAIGPGYAVDTVTLEMSPAERVHALAKAKGCKPEDITVCVLERPRHEEMIEELRSTGAAIRLITDGDVAGVIHCAEAETTGIDMYMGSGGAPEGVLAASALKCMGGQIYGKLLFRNDDERGRAAKAGITDLNRVYTRDEMVTADVIFAATGVTSGSILAGIKSEPGWLTTETLLMRSKTGSVRRMTYRSPVK comes from the coding sequence ATGGCCGATGCACAGGAATTTCAGGATCGTTTGCTCTCACTCGGCTTGGCACGCGTGTCAGAGGCTGCAGCACTGGCATCAGCCAAGCTGGTCGGGCGCGGTGATGAAAAAGCTGCGGATCAGGCGGCCGTCAATGCGATGCGCGACCAATTGAACCTGCTTGACATCAAGGGCGTGGTAGTGATCGGCGAGGGCGAACGTGACGAGGCTCCGATGCTGTTCATCGGCGAAGAGGTCGGCACTGGCCAGGGCCCCGCGGTGGATATCGCGCTGGACCCGCTGGAAGGCACCACGCTGACCGCCAAAGATATGCCCAATGCGCTGACCGTTATCGCGATGGCGCCGCGCGGCACGTTGCTTCATGCGCCGGACGTTTACATGGAAAAGCTGGCGATCGGGCCGGGCTATGCCGTGGATACCGTAACCTTGGAGATGAGCCCCGCCGAGCGTGTCCATGCGCTGGCAAAAGCCAAGGGCTGCAAACCCGAGGACATCACCGTTTGCGTGCTCGAACGTCCCCGCCATGAGGAAATGATCGAGGAATTGCGCAGCACCGGTGCCGCGATCCGCCTGATCACGGATGGTGATGTCGCAGGCGTTATCCACTGCGCCGAGGCCGAGACGACTGGCATCGACATGTATATGGGCTCGGGCGGTGCGCCTGAGGGCGTGTTGGCAGCCTCGGCGTTGAAATGTATGGGCGGGCAGATTTACGGCAAGCTGCTGTTTCGTAACGATGATGAACGCGGTCGCGCGGCCAAGGCCGGTATCACCGATTTGAACCGCGTTTATACCCGCGACGAAATGGTCACGGCCGATGTGATCTTTGCCGCAACCGGCGTGACGTCAGGCTCCATCCTTGCGGGCATCAAAAGCGAGCCAGGCTGGTTGACGACCGAAACGCTGTTGATGCGTTCCAAAACCGGGTCGGTGCGGCGCATGACATATCGCAGCCCGGTCAAGTGA
- a CDS encoding tyrosine-type recombinase/integrase, whose protein sequence is MEQYLGGAKYRNLSDSRKRSIRGELDWLHGVAGDLPFSRLGVKHVEALMGKKSGPSAANTVKKNLSMLFNFAIKNEYGIIHNPAKYAERMKENPDGYHTWTEAEIDKFLAKFGPGTKARLACLLVLNTGASRQDLSRMGWQNVNAGRIAYRRGKTHVEADLPILDELQAELDLLPHGGMVFLCYGPKHLPYKPETLGNWFRKHCKVAGVPGSLHGLRKAGATRLADAGASPDEIRAYLAHATNQEGATYTKKADRARLADSGLAKLTGSKNEHNLSNLDAGLDITNAQHIANKGK, encoded by the coding sequence GTGGAGCAATACTTAGGCGGGGCCAAATATCGCAACCTGTCAGATAGCCGCAAGCGTTCGATCCGTGGTGAATTGGATTGGTTGCATGGGGTGGCAGGCGACTTGCCCTTTTCCCGTCTTGGCGTGAAGCATGTTGAGGCATTGATGGGGAAGAAATCGGGTCCGAGCGCCGCGAATACCGTCAAGAAAAACCTATCCATGCTGTTTAACTTTGCAATCAAGAATGAATATGGGATCATCCATAATCCCGCGAAGTATGCCGAGCGGATGAAAGAGAACCCAGATGGCTATCATACATGGACCGAAGCAGAGATTGACAAGTTTCTTGCTAAGTTCGGCCCCGGAACAAAGGCGCGGCTTGCTTGTTTGCTGGTGCTGAATACGGGAGCGTCACGCCAAGACCTTTCGCGCATGGGGTGGCAGAACGTCAACGCCGGACGCATAGCCTACAGGCGGGGCAAAACCCACGTTGAAGCCGATCTACCGATATTGGACGAGCTGCAAGCCGAGTTGGATTTGCTGCCGCACGGGGGAATGGTATTCCTTTGCTATGGCCCGAAACACTTGCCATATAAGCCGGAAACCTTGGGAAACTGGTTCCGTAAGCATTGCAAGGTGGCTGGCGTCCCCGGTTCATTGCACGGGCTGCGTAAGGCGGGTGCAACCCGACTGGCTGACGCTGGCGCAAGCCCTGATGAGATTCGGGCCTATCTGGCACACGCTACCAACCAAGAGGGCGCAACCTACACCAAGAAAGCTGATCGAGCGCGGCTTGCTGATAGCGGATTAGCGAAACTTACAGGCTCAAAGAACGAACATAACTTGTCCAACCTTGATGCAGGGTTGGACATAACCAACGCGCAACATATTGCAAATAAAGGGAAATAA
- a CDS encoding prohead protease/major capsid protein fusion protein yields MPLDFMTRAAFAPKSLNREARTVDVVLSSGAPVKRHGFEGPYSERLEINTRAINLSNLPVSLLDTHRQGGVDNILGSLIAAKVEGGQLVGTVRISARHPAILDDIETGVIRSLSIGYSVQSYSEKTETGGQKVKTATSWTLIEASFVSVPADPLATVRSLPMPQTTETQTTTPTPAPVQTRAMENREIRALATTLNLPASFADGQIDREATIEQARAAAIAEVQTRATTPGAHVTAMHQIDSPDAIRTRMAEALFARSNLAHKPSEAARPYMAHTLLDVARDCLTRANVSINGMTPADIITRSGMHSTSDFPEIIGDTVNRALRAGYDTAPATLKAAAKQTTAKDFRNKTSIQLSEAPTLEQVGETGSYKHGTMEEAKETYPIGLYGKVVAISRRAMINDDVGAFTDMRGKFGKAAAEFEAQFLVDLLVANAGAGPNMDDGAALFHASHGNLAGTGAVLSETTLGAARLAMRTQKGLTGKPINVTPKFLIVPPQLETTAEKLLAVIQATKSGDVNPFGGKLELLVEARLPSVTRWYIAADPATMDGLEYAYLQGEEGPQVETRVGFETDGIQFKVRLDFGAGFLDHRGWFSNPGA; encoded by the coding sequence ATGCCCCTTGATTTTATGACACGCGCGGCTTTTGCCCCCAAATCCTTGAACCGTGAGGCCAGAACCGTTGATGTGGTTTTGTCCAGCGGCGCACCCGTTAAACGGCATGGGTTTGAAGGTCCGTACTCCGAGCGGCTGGAAATCAACACCAGGGCAATCAATCTTTCCAATCTGCCTGTTTCCCTCTTGGATACCCACCGCCAAGGCGGCGTTGACAATATCCTTGGCAGCCTGATTGCCGCCAAAGTGGAAGGGGGCCAGCTTGTCGGCACCGTCCGCATATCGGCGCGGCACCCCGCCATTCTCGACGATATTGAAACGGGCGTGATCAGGTCGCTTAGCATTGGCTACAGCGTCCAATCCTACAGCGAGAAAACCGAAACAGGGGGCCAAAAGGTCAAAACGGCAACAAGCTGGACCCTGATTGAAGCAAGTTTTGTATCGGTCCCAGCGGACCCATTGGCAACAGTAAGGAGCCTTCCCATGCCACAAACCACCGAAACCCAGACCACCACGCCGACCCCGGCACCCGTGCAAACCCGCGCGATGGAAAACCGCGAAATCCGCGCCTTGGCCACGACTTTGAACCTTCCCGCGAGTTTCGCAGATGGTCAGATTGACCGCGAGGCCACGATTGAACAGGCCCGCGCCGCCGCGATTGCCGAAGTGCAAACCCGTGCCACAACGCCCGGCGCGCATGTGACTGCCATGCACCAAATCGACAGCCCTGATGCAATCAGAACCCGCATGGCAGAAGCCTTGTTCGCCCGCAGCAACCTCGCCCATAAGCCCAGCGAAGCCGCACGGCCATATATGGCGCACACTTTGCTGGACGTGGCCCGCGACTGCCTCACCCGCGCCAATGTCAGCATAAACGGCATGACGCCCGCCGATATTATCACACGCTCCGGGATGCACTCCACATCTGACTTTCCGGAGATTATAGGTGACACCGTAAACCGCGCCTTGCGGGCAGGCTACGACACGGCCCCCGCGACTTTGAAGGCGGCGGCCAAGCAAACCACCGCCAAAGATTTTCGGAACAAGACTTCTATCCAGCTAAGTGAAGCCCCTACCTTGGAGCAGGTGGGCGAAACCGGATCGTATAAACACGGCACCATGGAAGAAGCCAAGGAGACCTACCCAATAGGCTTATACGGCAAGGTGGTAGCAATCAGCCGTAGGGCGATGATCAACGACGATGTGGGAGCATTTACAGATATGCGTGGAAAATTTGGCAAAGCCGCTGCTGAATTTGAGGCACAATTCTTGGTTGACTTGCTGGTCGCGAATGCGGGCGCTGGTCCAAATATGGACGATGGAGCCGCACTGTTTCACGCATCCCACGGCAATCTTGCCGGGACTGGCGCGGTACTGTCCGAAACCACATTGGGCGCAGCACGGCTCGCCATGCGCACCCAAAAGGGGCTTACAGGCAAGCCAATCAACGTAACCCCCAAGTTCCTTATCGTGCCCCCACAGCTTGAAACAACGGCGGAAAAGCTGCTGGCAGTCATTCAGGCCACCAAGAGCGGCGATGTGAACCCATTTGGCGGCAAGTTGGAGCTGCTGGTCGAGGCCCGTTTGCCAAGTGTAACGCGGTGGTACATCGCAGCCGATCCGGCCACCATGGACGGCTTGGAGTATGCCTATCTGCAAGGCGAAGAAGGCCCGCAGGTCGAAACCCGCGTTGGGTTTGAAACGGATGGGATTCAGTTCAAGGTCCGTTTGGACTTTGGCGCAGGCTTCCTTGATCATCGCGGTTGGTTCTCCAACCCCGGCGCATAA
- a CDS encoding homoserine dehydrogenase — protein sequence MAAPLRIGLAGLGTVGIGVVQIVQKHAAMLTARSGREVVITAVSARDRTKNRDADLSGFAWETDPVALARRDDVDLFIEVMGGHEGPARDATEAALAAGKDVVTANKALLAHHGHALALAAEAAGRVIRFEAAVAGGIPVIKTLTEGLAGNEMRRVMGVMNGTCNYILTRMEDAGLPYAQVFEEARQLGYLEADPNLDVGGIDAAHKLALLASIAFGTQVSFDAVEMEGIGAISIDDIRHAADMDYRIKLLGVARMTGRGLEQRMTPCLVPVGSPLGQLSGGTNMVVLEGDSVGQIVLRGAGAGMGPTASAVMGDVVDIARGLRIPTFGVPATALTVPVAAAVSAACPWYLRMTLLDKPGALAKIATALGEAGISIDRMRQYGHSDGQAPVLIVTHKATRTDIDDALARFAKAGVLVGEPVALRIEEV from the coding sequence CTCCGCCCGCGATCGCACCAAGAACCGCGATGCCGATCTTTCCGGCTTTGCCTGGGAAACCGATCCGGTGGCCCTTGCACGACGTGATGATGTGGATCTGTTCATCGAGGTGATGGGCGGCCACGAGGGCCCCGCGCGCGACGCAACCGAGGCCGCATTGGCCGCTGGCAAAGATGTTGTGACGGCCAATAAAGCCTTGCTCGCACATCACGGCCACGCCCTTGCCCTTGCGGCCGAGGCCGCGGGCCGTGTGATCCGTTTTGAGGCGGCTGTTGCGGGCGGCATTCCGGTTATCAAGACCCTGACCGAGGGTTTGGCCGGTAATGAAATGCGCCGCGTGATGGGTGTGATGAATGGCACCTGCAACTATATCCTGACCCGGATGGAAGACGCGGGCCTGCCCTATGCGCAGGTGTTCGAAGAGGCCCGCCAGCTTGGCTACCTTGAGGCCGACCCGAATCTGGACGTCGGCGGGATTGACGCTGCGCATAAACTGGCACTGCTGGCCTCGATTGCATTTGGCACGCAGGTTTCCTTTGATGCGGTAGAAATGGAAGGCATCGGTGCGATTTCCATCGACGATATCCGCCATGCCGCCGATATGGATTACCGGATCAAACTTCTGGGCGTGGCACGGATGACCGGCCGCGGGCTGGAACAGCGGATGACACCCTGCCTCGTGCCGGTGGGCAGCCCGCTGGGGCAGCTTTCGGGCGGCACGAATATGGTGGTTCTGGAAGGCGATTCCGTGGGCCAGATCGTGCTGCGCGGGGCTGGCGCCGGAATGGGGCCAACGGCAAGTGCGGTGATGGGCGATGTCGTGGATATCGCGCGCGGGCTGCGAATTCCGACCTTTGGCGTGCCTGCGACCGCGCTGACGGTGCCGGTTGCGGCGGCGGTCTCGGCGGCGTGCCCTTGGTATTTGCGCATGACGTTGCTGGACAAGCCCGGCGCATTGGCCAAAATTGCCACCGCCCTGGGCGAGGCTGGGATCTCTATCGACCGGATGCGGCAATATGGCCATTCGGACGGGCAAGCGCCGGTGCTGATCGTGACCCACAAGGCCACCCGCACCGATATCGACGACGCATTGGCACGTTTTGCCAAAGCGGGCGTGCTGGTTGGCGAACCTGTTGCCCTGCGAATTGAGGAGGTCTGA
- a CDS encoding phage head-tail joining protein, which translates to MADLATLLTQLAKLQEIRACGTQAVRYEGKEITYRSDAEIAAAIGDLERQIAAAQGRTIRQVRFHTSKGL; encoded by the coding sequence ATGGCTGACCTTGCCACACTTCTAACCCAGCTTGCGAAGCTGCAAGAAATCCGTGCATGCGGCACTCAAGCCGTGCGCTATGAGGGCAAAGAAATCACCTATCGCTCTGATGCAGAGATAGCAGCGGCAATTGGCGACCTTGAGCGCCAGATTGCCGCCGCGCAAGGGCGGACCATTCGCCAGGTCCGCTTCCATACCTCAAAGGGACTTTGA
- the recJ gene encoding single-stranded-DNA-specific exonuclease RecJ, translating to MNERAFLGVEASATGRRWVGPELETSRLAEAMTQVTGLPQALCVTLVRRGVSPDEVASYMAPALRDLLPDPLSLKDMDKATKRFLAALKARQRIAVFADYDVDGGASAALLLVWLRAMGHSATLYIPDRIDEGYGPNVPAMEALAKAHDLIICVDCGTISHEPIAAAKGADVLVLDHHLGAEELPPALAVVNPNRQDESGDLAHLCAASVVFLMLVEANRQLRADGVKGPDLMAMLDLVALATVADVAPLIGVNRALVRQGLKVMARRERIGLRALADVARMDQAPNTYALGFLLGPRVNAGGRIGAADLGARLLATDNAAEAAAMAERLDMLNTERRDIEASVRAAALAQAEERGLDGPLVWAAGAGWHPGVVGIVAARLKEATGRPAVVIGIEDGVGKGSGRSVAGVDLGAAIQRVTAEGLFLRGGGHKMAAGLTVAESAISAAMERLAELLAKQGAGLAGPSDLRLDGLLMPSAATPAFIEQIEAAGPFGAGAPAPRFAFAEQSVTARRVGESHLRISFGDGMGARIDGIAFGAFDGPIGPMLENPGAARFHLAGRLEINTFGGRSKVQLRLEDVARA from the coding sequence ATGAATGAGCGCGCATTTTTGGGGGTAGAGGCCTCGGCCACCGGTCGGCGTTGGGTCGGCCCGGAGCTGGAAACCAGCCGCCTTGCCGAGGCAATGACGCAGGTCACAGGCTTGCCACAGGCGCTTTGCGTTACATTGGTGCGGCGCGGCGTATCGCCCGATGAGGTCGCAAGCTATATGGCCCCTGCCCTGAGGGACCTTCTGCCTGATCCGCTATCACTCAAGGATATGGACAAGGCGACGAAGCGCTTTTTGGCCGCATTGAAGGCGCGGCAACGCATCGCGGTGTTTGCCGATTACGACGTGGATGGAGGCGCCTCTGCGGCGCTTTTACTGGTCTGGCTGCGCGCCATGGGCCATTCCGCCACGCTCTATATCCCCGACCGAATCGACGAAGGCTACGGCCCCAATGTCCCCGCAATGGAGGCTTTGGCCAAGGCGCATGATCTGATTATCTGTGTCGATTGCGGCACGATCAGCCATGAGCCGATTGCCGCCGCCAAGGGGGCGGATGTGCTGGTGCTCGATCACCACTTGGGGGCCGAGGAATTGCCCCCCGCCTTGGCCGTGGTGAACCCGAACCGGCAGGATGAGAGCGGCGATCTGGCGCATCTTTGTGCCGCCTCGGTCGTGTTTTTGATGCTGGTCGAGGCGAACCGCCAGTTGCGCGCCGACGGTGTAAAGGGGCCGGACCTGATGGCGATGCTGGACCTTGTGGCGCTGGCGACCGTGGCCGATGTCGCCCCCCTGATCGGGGTGAACCGCGCGCTTGTACGCCAAGGCCTAAAGGTGATGGCGCGGCGCGAACGGATTGGCCTGCGCGCACTGGCGGATGTCGCGCGGATGGACCAGGCGCCCAACACCTATGCTTTGGGCTTCTTGCTGGGCCCGCGCGTGAATGCCGGCGGGCGTATCGGCGCGGCTGATCTGGGCGCACGGCTTTTGGCCACCGATAACGCCGCCGAGGCCGCCGCGATGGCGGAACGTCTTGATATGCTCAACACCGAGCGGCGCGATATTGAGGCATCAGTCCGTGCGGCCGCCCTTGCGCAGGCCGAGGAACGCGGGCTTGACGGGCCGCTGGTTTGGGCGGCAGGTGCAGGCTGGCATCCCGGCGTGGTGGGGATCGTGGCCGCACGCCTGAAAGAGGCAACCGGCCGCCCTGCTGTGGTCATCGGGATAGAGGACGGCGTGGGCAAGGGCTCTGGCCGTTCGGTTGCGGGCGTGGATCTGGGCGCCGCAATCCAGCGCGTGACCGCCGAGGGGCTCTTCTTGCGCGGCGGCGGGCATAAGATGGCGGCAGGGCTGACGGTGGCCGAATCCGCGATTTCCGCCGCTATGGAACGGCTCGCGGAACTTTTGGCAAAACAAGGTGCAGGCTTGGCAGGCCCGTCTGACCTGCGGCTTGATGGGTTGTTGATGCCCTCGGCGGCAACCCCCGCCTTTATCGAACAGATAGAGGCCGCTGGCCCCTTCGGTGCAGGCGCCCCCGCCCCGCGCTTTGCGTTTGCCGAACAAAGCGTTACCGCGCGCCGCGTCGGCGAGAGCCATCTGCGCATCAGCTTTGGCGATGGCATGGGCGCCCGAATCGATGGCATCGCTTTTGGCGCATTTGATGGCCCAATAGGGCCAATGCTTGAAAATCCGGGCGCGGCACGGTTCCATTTGGCGGGCCGGTTGGAGATCAATACCTTCGGCGGGCGCAGCAAAGTGCAACTAAGATTGGAAGATGTCGCCCGGGCCTGA